agaagggactCACATCGACTAAGTGCCTGGGTTGTACCAGGTTGAGAGAATTCTTCCATTCTCTTGGCAacccagggagggaaggatgTGATTTTCCCATTCTACTGAATAGGAGGCTGAGGCTCAAGAGTCTACGTgctttgcccagggtcacatagaGCTTGAAGCATAGACTGGGCAGAAGTCTCCCTTATCTGAGGAATCTGGAGAGGCTAGCCTAGTGAGCTGGCTAGTGTGTTTTTTGTAGATAGCTACTGGATGTAAACCTTCTCTATGTCCTATTATTCCCCTAGGACCAAGGACTCACCAAAGTTGGGTCTCCTCATGGTGCTTCTTAGCATCATCTTCATGAATGGAAATCGGTCCAGTGAGGGTGAGTGGCTGGGTGCGCAGCTGAGTGGGTGGCCATGGTCAGAATTCCATGTGTTCATTTTCTGTCCCTGTCTCCTCTTGCCTCCCCTTGCAGCTGTCATCTGGGAGGTGCTGCGCAAGTTGGGGCTGCGCCCTGGGTATGATTGGGCTCTCTCCGTGCTTGCTGTCCATGTTGTCCTTTGGCAAGAGAGGATGGTCCCAGGATTGCATCAGCCTGGTGGTCTGGTGGAGTGGGCGGGAGTGCTGGACTGGGTAGAGGGCCCAGGGTTCTGACCTGGTGGATGGGGAAATGGTCCTGAACTCTCTGCTCCCTGTCTCACTGTCTTTTGGGCTTCTATGGAGCTTCCTTCTTATGCTGCAAACTTCTTATCCATGTTGGAAATAGCTCTGCCCACATCTGGGAAGTGCCGCAGTCCtgattgtatttgtttttctttctctgctgtcaGGATACATCACTCGCTTTTTGGGGATGTGAAGAAGCTCATTACTGATGAGTTTGTGAAGCAGAAGTAGGTGTCTGTCTGGTGTTGATGTGTTCCATGCATTTTGCCTGTTTCAGAACTGAGTTATAACactgtggtatgtgtgtgtgtgtgcttgtgcatgtggatgtgtgtgtatgcaggTGGTAGCTTATTCCTGAGGTAGTGACCAGAAACAGGAGCACACATTTCCTGACCTATTATATGTAGTCTCACATTTACCTTCAGAACCATTCTGCAAGGGAGGGATTGTCATTATCAACATTTGTACgtgcaaggaaactgaggctcagagaagtgaagtcatTTGCTCAGGGTGTTACACAGGTAGAAAATGAAGAGTCTATGTTTAGATCTTGGCCCCAGTGCCTTGGTTCTTTTTACTATGCTAACAAGGGCTTCATAGAAATTAATTTCCATAAAGAAATGACATAGAATGGTAGCTTTGGGTAGCCAGGTACCATACTGGGGACTTGACTTGtacatctcatttcattttcataactaCTCTGCAGGATAAGTGGTGTCATCCCATCCCCATTCTCAGTTAAGGGACCTGGGGCTCAGATAGCGGAAGCCTGAGCATGGCCCCAGCTGGTAAGGAGCCCATTTGGGCCTGAAGCCCAGCCCTCCTTATTTTCTGGCCAAGGTCACCCTATCCTTGGTTGTGGGAGAACACGTGTACTCACACAGGTGCAGCAGCGTGTacacacgcatgtgtgtgtgtgcacacgtgtgcgcgcacacctacacacacacggTCGGGAGTAGGCACAGAGAAGACTGCTCTTGGTTGACTGTGTCTTCCCTTCACAGTCGTTGTCTATGGTGGACTGTCCCAGAACTTAGCCAGACCATGATCAAGGCCCCTGTGGTGGGGTGTGCTCAGAGCAGGGGACCTGAAGAAATGGCTCCTCTGTTTACAACACACCCAACAGGAATCTGGGTTCATTGTGACAAGGGGCACAAAACTTGTGGCCTTCCTATGAGCAAATACCCTACATGTGTTCCCCCTATACCTCCATGTGGCTACTGGGCACAATCAATAGGACAGGACTCAATATTGGAAAAAAAGCTGCAGTATTTGGTGGGGAGGTTGCCACCTAGAGTCTGTCCAGTTCATGCATGGGGTGGACCAGGGATGTCTTAGACATAAAGGCTTTGAACCTCTCTTTTCAAGGTATCTGGACTATGCCAGAGTCCCTAATAGCAATCCCCCTGAGTATGAATTCTTCTGGGGCCTGCGCTCCTACTATGAGACGAGCAAGATGAAAGTCCTCAAGTTTGCCTGCAAGGTAATTGGAGAGCGGTCCAAGCTTGGCATATCAAGAGCATGGGATAGTGCTGCCTGGGGCAGGCTGGGTGCAGAGCAGCGTGCAGCTTAAATGTGAACATTCTGAAGCCTCTGTTAATGTGCCAGATACTTTTATCTGAATCACTTAATCCTTAGAACTAACATGTCATTGCCCTGCTGCAGATGGGAAGACTCAGGGCCAGAGAGGTTGTTGGGTGATATGTCCAAGGTCACGGAGCTAGTCAGTCTCAGAGCAGGGATAGACTATTAAGTGTGTGATTACTAGTAgtatttattgtattattaataTTGTATACAACATGTAGCATGGTGCTTAGcgtatggtaggtgctcagttcTTGGATTCTGATCCTTCTGATgattattgtttccatttcagGTACAAAAGAAGGATCCCAAGGAATGGGCAGCTCAGTACCGAGAGGCGATGGAAGCAGATATGAAGGCCGCAGCTGAGGCTGCAGCTGAAGCCAAGGCGAGGGCCGAGATTAGAGCTCGAATGGGCATTGGGCTCGGCTCTGAGAATGCTGCTGGGCCCTGCAACTGGGATGAGGCTGATATTGGACCCTGGGCCAAAGCCCGGATCCAGGCAGGAGCTGAAGCTAAAGCCAAAGCCCAGGAGAGTGGTGGTGCCACTGCTGGTGCCAGTGCCAGTGCCAGTGGTGGCTTTGGTGCCAGCGCCAGCCTGACTGCTACCCTCACGTTTGGGCTCTTTGCAGGCCTTGGTGGAGCTGGTGCCAGCGCCAG
This region of Equus quagga isolate Etosha38 unplaced genomic scaffold, UCLA_HA_Equagga_1.0 67305_RagTag, whole genome shotgun sequence genomic DNA includes:
- the LOC124234047 gene encoding melanoma-associated antigen D2-like, encoding MGNCGMLRKGEFCDLTSCSPHPQVFGIQLKEIDKTDHLYILLSTLEPTDAGILGTTKDSPKLGLLMVLLSIIFMNGNRSSEAVIWEVLRKLGLRPGIHHSLFGDVKKLITDEFVKQKYLDYARVPNSNPPEYEFFWGLRSYYETSKMKVLKFACKVQKKDPKEWAAQYREAMEADMKAAAEAAAEAKARAEIRARMGIGLGSENAAGPCNWDEADIGPWAKARIQAGAEAKAKAQESGGATAGASASASGGFGASASLTATLTFGLFAGLGGAGASASGSSGACGFSYK